The Pectobacterium sp. A5351 genome contains the following window.
CACCGTCAACAACGCATTACGAACCATGGGCTATGACACTACCACCGAAGTGTGCGGACATGGCTTCCGCACGATGGCCTGTAGCGCACTGGTGGAGTCCGGCCAGTGGTCACGGGATGCGGTAGAGCGCCAGATGAGCCATCAGGAACGCAACGGCGTTCGTGCTGCCTATATCCACAAAGCAGAACATCTGGATGAGCGCAGGCTAATGCTGCAATGGTGGGCGGATTATCTGGATGCGAATCGGGAAGAGTATGTGGTGCCGTATGAGTTTAAAAAGATCTGATTCATTCGTGAGTTAACGATGAAAAAAACGAAAAAACCAGCGGTGGCGCTTACTTCTTTGATTGAAGAGGCAGAACAGCGTCATCAGAGGGTCTTACAGGGACTTGCTGATGTTGATGCTAGGCGTGTTGTAAATCACGCTGATATGCAGGCATTCATCACCAGACTGAAGAAAGCCTAATCGATAGAAATACAGGGCGTATCCTGTATCGAAAGCCTATGCATTAAGCGCCGCGCTAGCCCCTTTTTTGGGAGGGGCTGGCGCTCATCTTTCTTATGTGGATGATTTTCCAGCTACTCATAATACCCAAGTATCATTTCCACTAGATCGTTTTCCACCATTATAAGTTTACCTTTTTACAGCATATAAGCTGTTTTGTTATTTTACAGCTTATTTGATGTATTTTTGTTTTTACAGCTTATAGGGTGTATTATGTAAAAACAGCCTATAGTATGTATAAGTATCTAAAATAAGGGTAAGTGCCTTATGAATACAGTCTATCCGTTGAAAACCTTGAATCAGTTGCGCCCATTGTTGATTGGCTTTCGCAAAGCTAAAGGACTGACGCAAAAAGACGTGTCTGAAAGGTTAGGTGTAACACAACAAACCTATGCCCGTTTGGAAGCAAACCCTGGAAGTGCCAGTATTGAGCGCTTGTTTAAAGTGCTCACCGTTCTGGGGGTTGAGGTGGTGCTGTCTTCTGGACCAAGAGTACATTTCTCTATGTCATCCTCAACAATGGAAGAGCCAGAAAAGCCAATAGACTCACCCGCCAGACGGGAAAAATGGTGACACTATGCCTCGAACACAACAGCGTTTAGCAATATGGATGAATGGAATTCAAGTGGGATTCTGGGAAAAGACCCGGGGCGAAGATAGATTGCAATATCTTCCCGAATGGATCGCTGATGAACAGGGAAGACCTTTATCGCTTTCTTTGCTTTTCACCCCCGGTAATCAGCTTTGGCGCGGCAATGTGGTACGCGACTATTTTGATAATTTATTGCCTGACAGCGAAGGTATACGCAGGCGTTTAGCAACGCGTTACCACGCTGATAGCCTTGAGCCTTTTGATCTGTTGGCTGAGCTGGGAAGAGACTGTGTTGGCGCAATACAGTTACTGAATGGTAATGAGGAGCCCACAGATCTATTTTCCGTAAATTATCGCCCACTTTGTGAAGCTGAGATCGCCACTATATTGCGTAATACAACAGCGGCATTGCTGCCAGGTCGGCAGGATGATACTGACGATTTACGTTTATCGATTGCCGGTGCGCAGGAAAAAACGGCTTTACTCTGGCATGAAAGGCAATGGTGTTTGCCAGAAGGGAGTACCCCTACGACGCATATTTTCAAGTTACCACTCGGGCTAGTGGGTAATATGCAAGCGGATATGAGTACGTCGGTTGAAAATGAATGGCTGTGTTCTTTGATCCTTAAGGAATATGGAATTCCTGTTGCAAAAACACAGATTGCGCAGTTTGAAGATCAGAAAGTATTGGTTGTTGAGCGTTTTGACAGAAGATGGTCAAGCGATCAGCAATGGATCATTCGCTTGCCACAAGAGGATATGTGTCAGGCTCTGGGTGTTTCCCCGCTACGAAAATACCAGTCTGATGGTGGGCCGGGGATTTCCGATATTATGACCATACTGAGTCATTCGGAACAGGCTGAGCAGGACAAAGCGCAGTTTTTCAGGGCGCAAATTATTTTCTGGCTGATAGCGGCTACTGATGGGCACGCCAAAAATTTCAGTATCACTATTGAGCCACAAGGTCGCTATCACCTTACGCCGCTTTATGATGTTTTATCGGCATGGCCGGTCATTGGTCCGCGTAATAACCAGATTTCCTGGCAGAAGTGCAAGCTGGCAATGGCTGTTCGGGGTAGTAGTAATTATTACCATCTGTACAGAATTCAACGGCGGCATTGGGTCAATCATGGTGAATTAACTGGTCTGGGTAGACGACAGGTTGAAGCCATGATGGATGATATTATATCTAGGACACCTGAGGTTATTGAACGTGTATCTTCGTTGCTGCCTGAGTCATTCCCACCAGAGCTTGCGGAATGTGTTTTTGACGGTATGCGACAACAGTGTGGTCGGTTACAAGAATTGCACCGTAAATAGGATATTTAAGAACGTCTTGAAGCAATTCACCTTTCAGGCAGGGGTAGCCACAGAACGGTGAGTGACTAGGGAAAGCGATCATAAACATCCCCCACCTTTCCCCCACTTACTCAGGGATCACGGCTTCCCCCACCTAATTTTTATGGCTCTGTTAAAAATGATTATTTATTAGTAAGTTAAGTTATTCCCCCACTTCGCGCCTATATATGCGTGGGAAGTGGGGGAAAATGCCGGATAGAGGGACTCATTATCCGTTCGCCCCCACTTTCCCCCGTTTAATCCCCCACCTTATTTCGTTGCGATAGTGGCGTAATTCGCTCACCCTCAAAGGCGATCAGGCCATCCTTTTCCAGCTTGTCCAGCCAGCGGGTAAACTTCTTGTTTACATCAAAGCCCATTGCCCGCATATCATCCCGTACTAATGAGCGGGTGCAGCCTTCACCGTTGGCTGTGCGTGAGCGAATAGCCTGCCACAGCGCAAAATGATTTTCCGTCAGCCGTGGGATACCGGCTAAATCGGGATCGCTGGCAGCCTCATCCTCTCTGACTTCACGGCCTTCATCGTTCAGCACCAGCGAGGTGATCTGGTCGCCATCATCATCCACGTACAGATCGACGGCATTCAGGTCATAGGCACGACGCGGTGGTTCTTCCGCATCCTTCATCTTGGTGCAACTGAGGATCAACGCGCCGCCGTCATCTTCACGCCTGACGTTAAATTCTACGTCCAGCGCAGCACGGAAGGCGCTGGATCCCCGCGCCCCTTTGTCCTGATCTTTACCGGAATGATGGATAATCAGCACCGTGGCCTGTGTTGCCGCTTTAATCGCGTCACATCCCTGAATGAATGCGCCCATATCTTTAGCTGCGTTCTCATCCGAACCGCCAAAACAGCGGGCGAGCGTATCCAGAATAATCAAACGAACTGGCATACCGGAGGCGACTTTCACATCGCGTGCGGCACGTATCACCTGCTGTACGCTCTCCGGGCTGGCCGGAAAAATCGGGCAATCGACACGATACAGCGCGTCAATCGGGCTACCGCCATTAAGCGTCTGCTCCCATGCCCGGATACGGCGGGGAACGCCAATCCCACCTTCACCAACAACATAAATCACCGCACCCTGTGTCACCGGCTTGCCTGCCCACGGTTTGCCGGTGGCGATGTGGCATCCCCACGATACCGCCAGAAACGACTTATATGAGCCGCTGGCACCGTAAGCGCTGGCGACGGATGAACTCGGCAGATAGCCTTTAATCAGGTAGTCCTGCCGCGTATCAAAACCGTCAGAGCCTTTGCGCAGGGGTAAGGCGGTGTTGAAGGCCGGTGTAGCGGAATCGGTGCGGACTAAAGGCGTATACATCGTGTCGGACTGATAGCGTTGTTTGTTGAACGCGGATTTGGTGGACTCAAGCCCATATTGCTGACGGTAATCATCCCAGTCACAGAGCGTTGTGGTGGGCGGTAACGACACCCAGCCGTCCACCGCGAGCGCGGCTTTTTCAGCCTGTTCCTTACCGATATTGGTTGAGCCGTCGGCATGCAGGTCATGGTCGCCCGCCAGAATGATAGTGGCATTGGGATACCAGCCACGCAGCGCTTGTGCTACGTTTATCAGGTTATTGGCCGACACCGCCGCGACCACCGCTGCCGTGGTGATCTGGCTGATGGTCAGGCCGGTGGCGTATCCTTCGGTGATCACGATGGTGTCCGGCTCTTTCGGGTAATGCACCGCGATGAAAGCGCCTTTCAACTGTGAACCGGGCAGCAGGCGTTTTTCTCCGTCGTCGTTGATCAACTGTGCGCCGATCAGTTCACCGGAAACGCGATGCAATTTCAGCAGCAGGCTTCCCTCATCAAACAGTACGCCACCGATGCGCATTTTTTGCTGTGCGGTCAGACGGGCATGAACGATAGAGAACCCTTTGGCTTTCAGGTAGACGCTTTCGCCGTTCCTTGAATGGGTCAGCATCTGCTTGATTTTATCGGCCAGCGGCGGGCGCTCAGCAGCTTTTTCCCTGGCTGGCGTAGTTGAGGCAGGGAGCGTCAGCGCGGCCACCTGTTTTGCGGCGTCTGACAGGTCACAGTTTTTCACACGTGCGACCAAATCAAGGCCATCACCATGACCGCATTGATTGCAAAACCACGTTCCCCGTCCTTCTTTGTCGTCAAAGCGGAAGCGATCTTTGCCGCCGCAGGCAGGACAAGCGCCATGTTTACCGCCGGAAGGCACTGAAATAGCCAGCGTGGACAGAATGGCACGCCAGCGATGGCGCGACTGTGCGGTAATGTCTGAAACGAATTTACTCATCGTCAGCCACCTCCGCTTGCAGCGCGTCATTCAACTGGTTCAGACGTTCCCACAGGATAAAGATCAGCAGCTCTTTCGCGAGCGCGTTGTCCAGTTCAATGATGGCGTAGGCCAGCGCCCGACAGTGATCGACGAGTTCTTCTAACGTCAGGGGAGTGGGGTCATACATGATGTACCCCCGCAGAAATAAAGAAAGATTGCGGGTAGAGAAAGGGAAGGATCGTAGCCATAAGGCAGCCTCCAGACTGTAGCTTCTTAGACAGCTACCACCAGAGACGCCAACCTCAAGGGTGGTAGCCCGTACGGGGTTGGCGTTACCGGACAGTCTGGCTACCGGCGCTCCTTGCGGAGCCCCCGCACGAGCCACCATTGCAGGTACGGCTCGATGCGTGCCTGAACAGCAATGCGCATAACACGCATATTCAGGCACCAGACATTTGTTCGGAACGCCAATTCCGGCTGCGGATTTTGCCGCAGCATCAGCAGTATATCGTAAATCGCCCGCCAGAAAAAAATAACAATGCATCATGGTTTAGCCTCCCCGCGCTGGCTGATACGTGCCGCGATCCAGTCATTCACCTCACTTTCCACCCACGCTACCGAGCGAGTACCGATTTTGACCGTCTGAGGGAAGTCCCCCTGCTTCATCAGCAGGTAAATCCATGATTTCCTGAGGCCGGTTTTTTTCATCACACTCGATAAGCGAATCAACGTGTTATCCGTCATGTTCAATCCTCCTTCCGGGTGTAAACCCGCTCGACATAGCGTCCCCGACCATCACCGTGGCCGAGATCCATAGAAGTTAATGCTCTGGCTTCACTGCGGGAAAAGCCCTGTGACAGGTAATAACGCATGGCATCCTGCGCCCATGCGTAGCGCAGGCTGTGCGGAGAGTATTGGCCGGTCAGCCCTAAGCGGGTGGTCTGCGTGCGCCAGAAGTTCATGGCGGTTTTCAGGTCGGGTTTATCGATCAGCCTGCCGTTACGCGCCTCAGCCACCTCTAGCGCCGCTTTCACTGCCCGTTGAATCGCTTCGCGATCGATAATCCGGGTTTCGCGCGGCCTGCCGCCTTTGGTGCCAAACACCACGGTCAGCGTCTGTTGATGGCGTTCAAGCTGCTTTTCCCATGTCTTCAGGGAACTGGCGCACTGCACCGCTTCCTGAGAGCGCAGCCCCAGCAATCGGGCAAGCTGAAGTGCGCAGGCCAGCCCTTTATCACGCTGTTGCGCTGCAAGCAGAACGGCCTGATAACACTCATCCGGGATAGCGAATTTTGTCCCGGCACGGCTTGCGCCACTCAGCCCCAACGCGTTGTTGGTCAGGCGATCAGAAACGGCGAGTTTTTCCCGTCCTCCCT
Protein-coding sequences here:
- a CDS encoding CopG family transcriptional regulator, yielding MKKTKKPAVALTSLIEEAEQRHQRVLQGLADVDARRVVNHADMQAFITRLKKA
- a CDS encoding helix-turn-helix transcriptional regulator; translated protein: MNTVYPLKTLNQLRPLLIGFRKAKGLTQKDVSERLGVTQQTYARLEANPGSASIERLFKVLTVLGVEVVLSSGPRVHFSMSSSTMEEPEKPIDSPARREKW
- a CDS encoding type II toxin-antitoxin system HipA family toxin is translated as MPRTQQRLAIWMNGIQVGFWEKTRGEDRLQYLPEWIADEQGRPLSLSLLFTPGNQLWRGNVVRDYFDNLLPDSEGIRRRLATRYHADSLEPFDLLAELGRDCVGAIQLLNGNEEPTDLFSVNYRPLCEAEIATILRNTTAALLPGRQDDTDDLRLSIAGAQEKTALLWHERQWCLPEGSTPTTHIFKLPLGLVGNMQADMSTSVENEWLCSLILKEYGIPVAKTQIAQFEDQKVLVVERFDRRWSSDQQWIIRLPQEDMCQALGVSPLRKYQSDGGPGISDIMTILSHSEQAEQDKAQFFRAQIIFWLIAATDGHAKNFSITIEPQGRYHLTPLYDVLSAWPVIGPRNNQISWQKCKLAMAVRGSSNYYHLYRIQRRHWVNHGELTGLGRRQVEAMMDDIISRTPEVIERVSSLLPESFPPELAECVFDGMRQQCGRLQELHRK
- a CDS encoding helicase RepA family protein, coding for MYTPLVRTDSATPAFNTALPLRKGSDGFDTRQDYLIKGYLPSSSVASAYGASGSYKSFLAVSWGCHIATGKPWAGKPVTQGAVIYVVGEGGIGVPRRIRAWEQTLNGGSPIDALYRVDCPIFPASPESVQQVIRAARDVKVASGMPVRLIILDTLARCFGGSDENAAKDMGAFIQGCDAIKAATQATVLIIHHSGKDQDKGARGSSAFRAALDVEFNVRREDDGGALILSCTKMKDAEEPPRRAYDLNAVDLYVDDDGDQITSLVLNDEGREVREDEAASDPDLAGIPRLTENHFALWQAIRSRTANGEGCTRSLVRDDMRAMGFDVNKKFTRWLDKLEKDGLIAFEGERITPLSQRNKVGD
- a CDS encoding ash family protein, whose product is MMHCYFFLAGDLRYTADAAAKSAAGIGVPNKCLVPEYACYAHCCSGTHRAVPAMVARAGAPQGAPVARLSGNANPVRATTLEVGVSGGSCLRSYSLEAALWLRSFPFSTRNLSLFLRGYIMYDPTPLTLEELVDHCRALAYAIIELDNALAKELLIFILWERLNQLNDALQAEVADDE
- a CDS encoding helix-turn-helix transcriptional regulator, with protein sequence MTDNTLIRLSSVMKKTGLRKSWIYLLMKQGDFPQTVKIGTRSVAWVESEVNDWIAARISQRGEAKP
- a CDS encoding integrase domain-containing protein; translated protein: MSKLSREMTALAKQAGGSYKTVHDRIRIMDRLCRHLLALNIQVRDVKYLKARHIESYVAERLSQRIALRTLHNEMAALRIVFKQGGREKLAVSDRLTNNALGLSGASRAGTKFAIPDECYQAVLLAAQQRDKGLACALQLARLLGLRSQEAVQCASSLKTWEKQLERHQQTLTVVFGTKGGRPRETRIIDREAIQRAVKAALEVAEARNGRLIDKPDLKTAMNFWRTQTTRLGLTGQYSPHSLRYAWAQDAMRYYLSQGFSRSEARALTSMDLGHGDGRGRYVERVYTRKED